Sequence from the Phragmites australis chromosome 11, lpPhrAust1.1, whole genome shotgun sequence genome:
TAACTGTTAtttagttcaaaaaaaaaaactgttattTGGTTGATTGGCTGTAACTTGCTAGCTTGTGGAGTAATGTACACAACTAAGAAACAGATAAAAGGGGGGAATTCAAATCACAATTGGTGCTGAACTACATTAATATTGTGGAACGTCTCACGCTCAGTGGACTGAAATCGCAGCAGCGTGCCAGCAAGGAGGTTAGACTATGCCTAACACATTTACTTCGCGATCCAAAATTTCTTTGTGAAggaatttttattcttttttagtGCTCCAATGATTTTTCTTTGTGGTACCCTTAACGAATGGATTCTTAAGGTTATTCCTTGTAGAACGtgattctcttttctttctctttacaaatctgtcggtgtattaggaaccaagggtccctgaatcccgagaccgggccggccatccgccatatgtcaccatcccgcgaggtccaccctgcaggataagaagaaactaagtcccgggggaaggtgctcggggccgtagcctctaggttcccgagcaccccagttccccgatgatccgcagagtccaagtaccgggaaggaagtgctcggaaggtttctcacttacccccgagtactgtagtcccccgatgatccaaacaccgaagtactcgggagagagtgctcggggctgcacgtggcagcccccgaggactcggttccccgaaggtcccaccgaagtgctcgggagagagtgctcggggctgcacgtggcagcccccgaggactcggttctcTGAAGGTcccacccaagtactcgggagagagtgctcggggctgcacgtggcagcccccgaggactcggttccccgaaggttcgcgcaagatcgtccgacgacccgaagggtcccatcgtcggggtgtcagccagtcaaaggcccaatgccgcatttaataggcacgcgcggcttgacatcctgacatcctcagttgcccacgccccagtgtcagaccctgccattcactggcaggggggcgtgggttcattaaatgcacgggtcacgtcccgtttcatccgggtgcctcgggataacgttgccagaattgAAGCGcttcgcctgccaccctgccctggcagaagaacaagatagggtgggcgcaccgggcacctctgaggctgcccggtgggcccccttaatggcgcccgagggcatccacagtggcggatGGTCGGATGCGcaccgcatttttccaccgtccctgtcacttcaccaagacggaatgatgacgcctttctccgtggcaccttggcactcgcaccccctctttcccattcaggatatgtcgaggtcggcgcgcctataaaaggaaaggatggagaacacgtaaaagggtgtgaaaaaaggaagaggacgcagacgctcacagaaaaaagcccgacaacgcaaacgctcgaaccagctcaagccaaactagaacacgagagcctcaagctctctgtgagcggctctctcttgtaaccagatacacccttgaagaattcccttcaaggatagatatagcactcacacaggagtagggtgttacgcccccgtgcggcccgaacctgtctaaaccccggtgcacccatctttctcgcactaggacgatcatctcccaccagccactgcgtttatttccgtttcccgcttatttcccaaacaagctcgttcaggatcatccccccggccgaatctctaaaaaggggtctctcgggatccctgcgacaggagtccATCCTCTGACAAAATCCTTCCGAAAAGAAGTTATTGGAGAtgagtaaaaataaaaagaatgagaatgaaaaaaataataataaaggaacgaaataaaagaaaaatagttgAAAATGTTCTTAGAGTTAGAGGTTTGGATGAGCGTTGAGCTTAGAGGGAAGGCCCTTGGACGGCAGGTGGTGGGTGGGGTGCCGCCAACGAGGTGGCGGAGGATTGTCAGTGGGAGTGAGGGGTGGGGCGGCCAGGGCATCAAATGGACGTCTAGACATCACGGCTTAGCATGACAGTGGCTAGCACTGGAAACAGGAGGCGATCATTGCCAACCGTTTTCCTTCACGACTCAGATTCCCGTTGTGAAAGGATTTTCGTTCCGTTTAGCGCTCCAATGGTTTCTCTTTACTGTTTCCATCATGAAGGGATTATCAAATTCATTCTCCATGACatgattctctctcctttcccttcgcgattttCTTTAAAGGGAAGCTGTtgtagatgagagaaaataaagggaatgagattgaaaaaaaatcaggaagtgaacgaaataaagggaatatgaTTGTAGATGGTTAAAGGCAGGTAAGGGGAGCTTATCAGTGTTTTTATCTGAAAGAGAAGTCTTGAAGGCGAGGCTGAAGAAAGTACATGGGCCGGCCGCACGCTGACTGAAAATTCTTTAGAATACAGTAGGCTTTCCTGTAGTTGCGTTAGCATTCCTGTCAAAGGGTAAACGGAATGTAATCTTCCATATtgaaaattcagaaaagcagCTTGTGGAAATTAAATACGTATATGCTTTAGGTATTACTAGCTATTGTTTTCAACGAAAAATTAAATCGCATTATATTTACATGCAAAAATTGTGGAGAAAGATTATACGAGGCTCGGTGGATACTAATCATGCAAGACTGTGGAGAAGATCACACCGCCCGACTTCATCGTTGGTGAACCATGTGTTCGGGAAGAAGTTTGTGTAGCTAGTCGTAGCTATGTATATACTACAATTTTTTGCACGATCTCATAGATATAGCCATATAGATTTTTAACTTAGCATATAATTTCTTAGAAAATTACTCTCAACTAGTTTATCagattttagtttatttttttaaatagactTCTGCCATCTTCAAATCAATTTTTAACCATCATATTTGTTTGGATTTCTACCTCTAGCACAGAGAAGATAGACgaaagcagcaaacaaacaaaatcTTAATGGAGCTGCCACCACTGACCGCTATTTGAAGCAACAATCCTAGTTGGAGCATTGGAGATGATAGCTGAATATCAAATTAGCAGCCAGTAGTTACTGCATGCACCTTTTTTAATAGGAAGAAATCTGATTTACACCATCTCACTGTCACATAAGTTCGATTTTCAAGCCTGAACTATAAATCAAACATCTTACAACCCTTAAGTAAAGAAACTGGACAAAATATCCTCATACCTAAATCACCCGGATTTTAGTACATGAAAGGGAGTGAGaagggaaggaagaagaaaggagataTGAGGATGACTTgtgggtcttttttttttagtttatatAGTGGTAGCTAGTAAAAATCTGTGTTATGTCATGCTGACCTGTATTGAAATTGAGTAGTTTGGGTGTAGTGGGTATTTTATCTGGTTTCGTTACTTAAAAATTATATGATACCTAATTTTATAGATAATTAAATTTCTATAACAGTTAGGGGGTGTAAATCGACAACTTATGACCTCTATACCAAGAGGACCTCAGGGATATACTATCCCTGCATGCACCTACGCAGATAGTAAAACGAATTGAAATTCCAAAACACTAACTGTCAGTACTAGCCCCCGGCTACTAAACTGTCCCATGCTTTGTTTTCCTTTGGATACGATAAAAACATTTGCCGAAATGACAAACTGACAAACCATCAGGCTCTCCAACAATTCTGTCTCGCAGCTTGGCTTATAATTCTCGGGACACATGATCAACCTAGCCAAGCTGGCTTGCGTGTACGAGAGATCATTAGAGACGGATTGAAGGAACAAGAGATTTCCCGTGCCCGGAGGAAATGGTCAGGGCTTGATGGCAACCGCACACGCAAGCACTTCCATCGCCATAGATCGATGGTGTCATATATAAGCTCTTGGGTTCTCAACAGTAGCAGTATTACTATTTGAGCTAACCTGTAAGACAAAGTCACAAAAAACTTTGTACTGAAATTTGAAGTTCGTCGGCTGTTCCAACGCCCGTCTTGCACCATTTGTATAGGACGACCCAAGATCAAGTACCGCGGCCACTTgggaaataaattctataagaaCTCACAAAAGATACATGTGAGACTTTCATCTGTAATATACATTTTAGATCTAACGGCTCGTATGTGTACGTGCGGTATAATAGAAGACACATATCTATCATATATTTTAGATCTAACAGCTCGCGCGCGTACGTGCAAACGTGATAGAAGACATATGTCACGCAGAGGCAGATTTCTACTTGCGAGTCCCGTCTCATATAATTTGCTTCTGGCCACTTGGGCCTTGTCTTGGGTCTACTGGGCCGGAAAGTTCAGGCTCGTGGCGAAATTCGCGGTCCAGGGTAGCCGGCGGTCGTTTGCAATTGCCTCCGCGCGACCTCTCAGCGAACGAAACTGAAACAAACtgaaaaaaacttgcaacaaatcGATTGATGAATGACCGATTGCTTCGGTGATACGAGTAAAAAAATGGATTGATGATCCATGGACGCTTCCAGATACCGTAAATCAAGGGAGCCAGGGGGCGAACTTGCTTGACTTAGCAGCAACTCGACACACGTTCCAGTGCAGAAATTAATGGATGTTGTTTGTCAGGATAAGTAACAACAACGGTCGTCGTTCCGCACAAATCTCAAAGCCACGGTCTCCAATGGCAAAAAATAGTAGTCTTTTAGCGCCCCGAAATGCATAGCTACCTAGCCTTTCAGGGTAAACAACTAAACAAGGCCCAATGGAGTAATAGGAGAAGTAAAAAAAACTGACAGATGGACATCACGACTCAGCTGATTTAAAGGGATTGAACGTTTTCAGGGTAAACACATTCAGATTGATCTTCTATCCTTTTGTCTCACGTTCAGCAGCAGGTTAGTGCCGGATGCTGCAAACTATGGCGGTAAAAAGCAGTAGTCGAATCCAGCTGGTAGAACAATCAACCAAGGATGGGCGTCCTTGAGGCTGGCGCACCATCCGATTCACTGTTCCTTCTCTGTTCCAGGCGTCAAAGACGAGTCGAGCTTGCATGCTGCAGAAATCTACAATTCGCTACTCTGCATTTCTTTAGAAGCCTAACTCGCACTATTGTGGTACGTACGACAAAAGGCGTTATTGCAAATGGAATCTCTGAGTCTCTGACCACTATCTCGTTCTGTTGTTTGATCACAAAGAAAACCAAACACAAACCCTAGCTCTCCCTCCCTATAAATTCGCACATGTTCCTGCAACGATGACTCACTCACAGCCACTTTCCAATTTCAGTGCTAGTTAGGAGCGAGCTAAGAACCAATTAGTCGGGGGTGATAGTAAGGATGTCATCTTTGAAGATCCATGTCATGGTAGCAGTCGTCGCGGTGATCGTCCTCGGCGCCTTCCTCCCTTCTCATGCGTCGACGACGGTCGACGAACCAGCTAAATATAACCCCACGGCTCCGGCTCCCTCGCCTTCACACTCCTCACCGCCCCCGGTCCAACCTGTGATCGTCGTCCAAGGCGTCATCTACTGCAAGTCCTGCAAGCTCCGGGGCTACAACAGCAACATGGACGCGTCCCCTCTCCCCAGTTAGTTTCAGAAATCACCACTGCATGCAAAGCCTCACTTAATTTGTTTCTACTCACCGATACTAGCTTTCAGTCTGATCACGTgctctctgtatatatatgcagACGCGACGGCGAGCCTGGTGTGCTACGGCGACGAGGAGAGCAATTACAGGGTGCTGAATCAGACGAGCACGACCACCGACAAGAACGGCTACTTCCTAGTGATGGTGTACGACGTGGACATGTTCGACAGGCACAGCTGCCGGCTGTACCTCCGGTCGTCGCCAACGCCGCTCTGCGCCGCGCCCTTCATCCCGTCGAACCCGAAGCTCGGGCTCACCCTCTTGAGGGAGCAGGTGGCGACGCCGCTGCCCAATGGCGCGCGAGGCGCCTACCACCCCAAGAGCGCGCTCATGTATGCACCGGGCCGCGGCGGCAAGTGCCCCCCGTACTAACTTGGTCACATGAGATGCCTGGTTGTCGCAGATCGATTGCACGctcaacatgcatgcatgcatgctctagCTTTTGGTCACGAGCACGTAGTCCCAGGCAATAATAAGTTGAAATGGTTGTCATGTACGTGTCGTTCGTTTAGTTGATGCTCGATGGAGTATCTGTTGTAGTTTGCGTCTGAAATCGGATGTGATTTGCTCTTCTGTGTAACGCTTTTTCAGTCAGTCCTGTCCTCGAATTAAAGAGTTTGCGCGTCCTTCCTTGGATTGCAAACTATGAGTCCATTTGTTTCACTATCATCGATTACCGTATCTTTGAAGATGTGAAGAGTAATTATGTTTGCTTGTTACCCCTTACGTaaagtttaacaaaaaaattagtCTATGACAGATGatatcaaaatttgaaaaactaTAGCacgctaaaattataaaaacgAACTAAACAACTGCAAGATAAAATCTAGCAAAATGTGACAAAGTGTGCCAGCGAACTAAACAAACCCTGTGGAGTGAACCGAAGAGAGAATCAGAACTTATATAGGAAGTCTGCAACTCTGCATTCTTACGCCGCATATGGACTTGGCATGCTTGATTGTTTGGGCTAGTGTGCCATTCAGGCCTAGCCGCAGAAAGATGATGAACCCAAGCCGGCGAACGTTCGAAGCGACGCGGCTGCATTCCACGCCTGGAACTTTTCAGGCGTGTGCGAGATTGTTTTCTCGTCAGTTCTGTCCAGTCGGAACAGTGCCCTGTGCGGCGGCAGACGCCGTCAAACAGTCGAGAGCGGCCGGGCGAAGACAGCAGCGACGACGCCAACGGTGCAGCCTTGCGCGCACTAGTCGTCGGCGTCTCCCGTTCCCGATCCCACCCTTGCGGAACCCAAGCGCTCGACAAATTTAGATACGTTTGATTGGAAGATAAAATAAGATGGGATAGATTATTTCTGTTTTTAGGATGAGATGATTTTTTAGTTAGATGGATGGGAtggactttttatttatttatttatttggagAGACGAGTACGGATGAGATAAAAATCATTtactaattatatattttaattttaaataatactCATTAATAAACACTAATCAATATGAACTaatatgtattaatattactCTTGTCATAGTGATTactaattaataataaaatatgctaGTTAATtctaatcatactctaattagctTATTTATTGCCACTAATTAGTACATTAACActtacaaattctaattttatagtaatatatattaattagtaatacaatatattaatatcactaattattttactaatgagCATGATTAGCAAATATGTATGTCTTTATCACCCCAAACCAAACACCACGGAAACAGGAATCACCTCTCCCATCCCACCTCATCCCCTGAAACAAACACACCCTTAGCATCACGCCCGGGATGCAGTCCGTGCGTCCGTCCGTACGTCACATCATTAGATAAGACCATCACCCGGGCCTTGCTAGCTAGCTGGCATGCCCATTCGCCCACTACACACGGTGCACCACCCACAGGCACAGCGCCGTCGCTCAACCGCGGGATGTACCCCCGCCTAATAAGGGCTCTCCGATGCTCCATCTTAGCTTATAtcttatatattaattaaatgTTCATCTAAGTAAAAATCTAATATAGCAAGTAATTTAAAGATGAAAGAGAATAAGTTTATTTCTTGTGGAAGACAATAACTCTTTAAATAATCATAGACAATTATGATATAATTAAATGTCTTGAAAGACCTCAAGAAACTAGAAACATGCATACATGTATTAAAAGTTTATTTCTTAATATCGATGTCTTACTCTTTCTCTCATCTTAGACATCAGCTAAGACATAAGACATTGGGAGTAGCCTAACCGCGTGCGCACGTGCATCCACGAAGGCATGGAGCCCAAACCCAACATTGCCGCTTGATCGCACGTGCGCGACGATCGACGTTGCCTCTCGGGTGCAGGCAGAACGCTCGTGAACACTGTCAGGGACACAGGCCCTGCCTTGCATTAGTACTGGCTAGGCAGCACCGATACGGATACATCTATCGGTATTAGACTGGTATGAATATAAGGATATGGCATTTTCTTAGGAAACTCAATACACGAATATTctttaatatttaaaaaatacaataaTAAGTTATTTATATGCTCTACTCCAAGTCTCCAACTTGAATCCGGTTAGATATGACCACTAGCTAATACCTAATAGATCGGTGCGAGGCGGCAACATGGGCTTCACCATCTTCCTCATGCCGTTAGGAGTTGGGCAAGCCAGTGAGGGAGGTTGCTTCGACGAC
This genomic interval carries:
- the LOC133885380 gene encoding non-classical arabinogalactan protein 31-like, which translates into the protein MSSLKIHVMVAVVAVIVLGAFLPSHASTTVDEPAKYNPTAPAPSPSHSSPPPVQPVIVVQGVIYCKSCKLRGYNSNMDASPLPNATASLVCYGDEESNYRVLNQTSTTTDKNGYFLVMVYDVDMFDRHSCRLYLRSSPTPLCAAPFIPSNPKLGLTLLREQVATPLPNGARGAYHPKSALMYAPGRGGKCPPY